CACTGCATGTTCTTAACTCTTTGTTTAGGTGGGTTGCTTGTAAAGTACTATTAGAGCTTAGAGCTTGAGATAAGAATGTGTAAAAGGGtgtttaaagctttaaaaatcaacaggctgtatatttttttttttcggtAGGTTGAACCAGATGGCACCTACGTGAAACCAGTCAGTGATAAGCTGACCTATGGGACCATGGTGTTCATCCGCTCTCTGATTGTAGGAGATTCAGCTCGCTCTCTGTCCCGGGCTTGTACCATTGCCATCCGCTACAGTGCAGTGAGGCACCAGTCTGAACTGAAGCCTGGGTAAgtgcagtgaaataaaagagcagCTTGTTGTTGCACGGCCTGGGACGCTCTGATGCGAGATGGATGCAGCTTTTTCTGTTGAAGTGGAGTTGAATAGGACTTATGAGCAGTTTGCCAGCCACTGACATGCTATCTAACTCATTGATGTTTTGCTCCAGGGCACCAGAACCCCAGATTTTGGATTATCAGACCCAACAATACAAACTGTTTCCACTTCTGGCAACAGCgtatgcttttcattttgtgggAGCCTACATAAAAGACACGTATCATCGTATTAGTGGAGACATCCATGAAGGAGATCTGAGTGAGCTGCCAGAGGTACTGCATTCTTTGGAAATCAGGGGGGtcttataaataaaacaaggtGGCGTTTTTCTGCAGACCTTAGTAGGAACGTGTGCAAGCTAAGAATGGAATATTAAAGTAACTaacctgctttccttttgtccATCAGCTCCATGCGCTGACAGCAGGGTTGAAGGCATTCACTTCCTGGACTGCCAATGCTGGTATTGAGGAATGTCGAATGGCATGTGGTGGGCATGGCTACTCGCGTTGCAGTGGCATTCCTGACATCTATGTCACATTCACCCCATCCTGCACCTACGAAGGAGAAAACACAGTCATGATGCTGCAGACAGCTAGGTATGGTAGCTTTCATGCTGTGACTTTTTGGCCTTGGCATTAGGATATTTGCAGCTGAAGTGGTGAACAAAAGGAACACTCTGTATTACTATAGAACAGGACTCTCTTTTTGACAAATGCATGTACCCATGACTGTTCTTTGCTAGTCTGACCCCAGGTAAAATGATTTCTCTCTATTCAGTCAACTGAGAGTTGctattgtctttattttcagattccTTGTCAAAAGTTACAACCAGGTTAGTTCTGGTCAGCGTGTTACTGGCATGGTCTCCTACCTTAATGATCTCTCCAGGCAACGTGTTCAGCCACAACATGTAGCTGGTAGGACTGAAACTGTGCGCCTTAATGATCCAGTCAGCTTGGTGGAGGCCTACAAAGCACGTGCAGCCCGGTGAGTTCATGCTTGATAGACTGAGCAAGGCCGTAAGAAATTTGGGTGTTATATGTTCTTATATGTTAGATTAAATCTGTATGAATTTGATGTATGTAATCTTGTTAAAGTGGTGTTATTTTATAACCAGTTGTTCTCTTCCTGGAATAGGCTTGTGGAAGCTGCAGCAAAGAATTTGCAAGCTGAACTGAAccacagaaagagcaaagaggaTGCCTGGAACAGAACTTCTGTTGACCTTGTGCGAGCATCTGAGGTGTGTGATGAGCTTGATAAACAGGGCTGTGACAGGACATCCCTTCATGAACCTAACTCACCTTCCTCTCGTCTCTTGTAGGCACACTGTCACTATGTAATAGTGAAGCTTTTCACAGCAAAGCTGTCTGAAGTCAGTAATGCAGATGTCCGCGCTGTCCTGACTGAGCTGTGCCTCTTGTATGCACTGTATGGCATCAGTAAGAATGCAGGGGACTTTTTGCAGGTTAGTGTCTTTCTCCAGTACTTTAAGTCTCTAGAGCCAGAGTTCTTGTTCACAAAGATGCTTcaaatgcagagctgcacaaaTATGTAGGCCTAAGGTTTTGACTGTTTGTTTTGATAAGGTCAGTAGTAATGCAGTTCTGATGGAAGGCTCTTATTAGGTTTCCCTTGTTTTCCACCAGAAGTAGAGTTGGATGATAAATGGTTGCTGTGTCAGGCATCTTTCTATGCTTGTACCTTGTGACAAATTGCCACTTGGATCAGTGAGCACTTGGGTGAGGGGGAATCTTGCATCTTAAGAACCACTGGATTTTTGGATGGGGGAAAGCTAACTTAGGTTCTGAGGGGGGAAGGTTCCTGTGACTTGCATACTGATGTGATAACCTGGTtggtctgtttgcttttttccaagGCGGGTATTTTGACAGATGCCCAAGTTACTCAGGTGAACCAGCGTGTGAAGGAACTCCTGGCTGTAATTCGCCCCAATGCAGTAGCACTGGTAGACTCCTTTGACTTCCATGATGTTCATCTTGGATCTGTGCTTGGCCGGTATGATGGCAACGTGTATGAGAACATGTTTGAATGGGCAAAGAAATCCCCACTGAACAAAACAGAGGTAAGGAAACCTTATTGA
The Coturnix japonica isolate 7356 chromosome 18, Coturnix japonica 2.1, whole genome shotgun sequence DNA segment above includes these coding regions:
- the ACOX1 gene encoding peroxisomal acyl-coenzyme A oxidase 1 isoform X1; its protein translation is MMMNADLRRERAAATFQPELLTHILDGGAERTRRRKEIEALVINDPDFQHEDLNFLSRSQRYEQAIRKSSLMVMKLREYGIADPDEIYWFKSFVHRGRPEPLDLHLGMFLPTLLTQATPEQQDRFFMPAWNLEIIGTYAQTEMGHGTHLRGLETTATYDPATQEFILNSPTVTSIKWWPGGLGKTSNHAIVLAQLYTQGQCKGLHAFIVPIRQLGTHEPLPGITVGDIGPKFGYDEMDNGYLKMDNFRIPRENMLMKYAQVEPDGTYVKPVSDKLTYGTMVFIRSLIVGDSARSLSRACTIAIRYSAVRHQSELKPGAPEPQILDYQTQQYKLFPLLATAYAFHFVGAYIKDTYHRISGDIHEGDLSELPELHALTAGLKAFTSWTANAGIEECRMACGGHGYSRCSGIPDIYVTFTPSCTYEGENTVMMLQTARFLVKSYNQVSSGQRVTGMVSYLNDLSRQRVQPQHVAGRTETVRLNDPVSLVEAYKARAARLVEAAAKNLQAELNHRKSKEDAWNRTSVDLVRASEAHCHYVIVKLFTAKLSEVSNADVRAVLTELCLLYALYGISKNAGDFLQAGILTDAQVTQVNQRVKELLAVIRPNAVALVDSFDFHDVHLGSVLGRYDGNVYENMFEWAKKSPLNKTEVHESFHKHLKPMQSKL
- the ACOX1 gene encoding peroxisomal acyl-coenzyme A oxidase 1 isoform X2, encoding MMMNADLRRERAAATFQPELLTHILDGGAERTRRRKEIEALVINDPDFQHEDLNFLSRSQRYEQAIRKSSLMVMKLREYGIADPDEIYWFKRTCLGNFIEPLGLHFSMFHKTIETQTTDAQKKKWLPLVRGVKIIGTYAQTEMGHGTHLRGLETTATYDPATQEFILNSPTVTSIKWWPGGLGKTSNHAIVLAQLYTQGQCKGLHAFIVPIRQLGTHEPLPGITVGDIGPKFGYDEMDNGYLKMDNFRIPRENMLMKYAQVEPDGTYVKPVSDKLTYGTMVFIRSLIVGDSARSLSRACTIAIRYSAVRHQSELKPGAPEPQILDYQTQQYKLFPLLATAYAFHFVGAYIKDTYHRISGDIHEGDLSELPELHALTAGLKAFTSWTANAGIEECRMACGGHGYSRCSGIPDIYVTFTPSCTYEGENTVMMLQTARFLVKSYNQVSSGQRVTGMVSYLNDLSRQRVQPQHVAGRTETVRLNDPVSLVEAYKARAARLVEAAAKNLQAELNHRKSKEDAWNRTSVDLVRASEAHCHYVIVKLFTAKLSEVSNADVRAVLTELCLLYALYGISKNAGDFLQAGILTDAQVTQVNQRVKELLAVIRPNAVALVDSFDFHDVHLGSVLGRYDGNVYENMFEWAKKSPLNKTEVHESFHKHLKPMQSKL